One window from the genome of Sphaerotilus microaerophilus encodes:
- a CDS encoding maltoporin, with amino-acid sequence MRKTFKPLPIVLALGAALAAPAVLADGLEYHGYVRAQAGGTSEGGNLQCFQENGGRAKYRLGNECDNFSEHSVALPFGDANGVWYKYKLTLAIQNQGKQDAESTNGGAMNWQHRENYISAGGFFGRGFMENASLWVGQRFYNRHDVHMNDFYYWGNSGTGAGIEEVQAGPVKLAFAYLQNQGNANAANDVVNKRYSVRFYDIDVNPGGKFEGEYVHLMDSTAADGVTKGSGDMLFLQHTQGGLLGGFNKVAVVLGREQGAGWEWLPTYAGTGDQNGAKAWRVHEQLSFAFPGSGWSGTATAHYGKYKNGGGQTWSWASIGVRPVYNFTKNFSLATELGHDEAKATWGADAGKASKLDKLTIAPQLALSEGVWSRPVLRAFITHARWNDVARNYGIANGVFGTKNSGTTFGVQAEAWW; translated from the coding sequence ATGCGCAAGACGTTCAAGCCCCTCCCGATCGTTCTGGCCCTGGGTGCGGCCCTGGCGGCACCGGCCGTGTTGGCCGACGGTCTGGAATACCACGGCTATGTGCGCGCCCAGGCGGGTGGCACCAGCGAGGGTGGCAACCTGCAGTGCTTCCAGGAGAACGGGGGCCGCGCGAAATATCGCCTGGGCAACGAGTGCGACAACTTCAGCGAGCACAGCGTCGCGCTGCCCTTCGGTGACGCCAACGGCGTCTGGTACAAGTACAAGCTCACCCTGGCCATCCAGAACCAGGGCAAGCAGGATGCGGAATCCACCAACGGCGGAGCCATGAATTGGCAGCACCGGGAGAACTACATCTCCGCGGGCGGCTTCTTCGGCCGTGGATTCATGGAGAACGCCAGCCTGTGGGTGGGTCAGCGGTTCTACAACCGCCATGACGTCCACATGAACGACTTCTACTACTGGGGCAACAGCGGCACCGGTGCCGGTATCGAGGAAGTCCAGGCCGGGCCGGTCAAGCTGGCCTTTGCCTACCTGCAGAACCAGGGCAATGCCAACGCCGCAAACGACGTGGTCAACAAGCGCTATTCGGTGCGCTTCTATGACATCGACGTCAACCCCGGCGGCAAGTTCGAGGGTGAATACGTGCACCTGATGGACAGCACGGCGGCCGATGGCGTGACCAAGGGCAGTGGCGACATGCTCTTCCTGCAGCACACGCAGGGCGGGCTGCTGGGTGGCTTCAACAAGGTGGCCGTGGTGCTCGGGCGCGAGCAGGGGGCTGGCTGGGAGTGGTTGCCGACCTACGCGGGCACGGGCGACCAGAATGGCGCCAAGGCTTGGCGGGTGCATGAGCAGCTGTCCTTTGCCTTCCCGGGTTCGGGCTGGAGCGGCACCGCGACGGCTCACTACGGCAAGTACAAGAACGGCGGCGGCCAGACCTGGAGCTGGGCGAGCATCGGTGTGCGCCCGGTGTACAACTTCACCAAGAACTTCAGCCTGGCGACGGAGCTGGGGCATGACGAAGCCAAGGCCACCTGGGGTGCTGACGCTGGCAAGGCGTCGAAGCTCGACAAGCTGACCATCGCGCCGCAACTGGCGCTGAGTGAAGGCGTCTGGTCCCGCCCGGTGCTGCGTGCCTTCATCACGCACGCACGCTGGAACGACGTGGCACGCAACTACGGCATTGCCAACGGCGTGTTCGGTACCAAGAACAGCGGCACGACCTTTGGCGTGCAGGCCGAGGCTTGGTGGTGA
- the malE gene encoding maltose/maltodextrin ABC transporter substrate-binding protein MalE, giving the protein MRTQRRTFTLASVTVPALLAAGLLSPAAFAAEPGKLLVWFSVDGSKGVQKLAEEFTKKTGVPVTVEAPEDGPGKFQQAAAAGKGPDIWIWAHDRIGEWISGGLLQPVTPSKKIAADIDPLAMKAFTVSGKTWGYPFSIEAVSLVYNKALVKTPPKTFDEVMALDKQLAAKGAKAILWDYTNTYFTFPLMAANGGYAFKQRADGSYDATDTGVNNAGALKGVELLNKLLREKYMPEGSGYAEMEGGMAQGKVGMMINGPWSWDNLRKAKIDFGVAKIPMVDGKKAVPFVGVKGVMINKASPNKDLAVEFIENYMLTTKGLKMINEAEPIGVPASKSYYAELKSDPNIAATMASAQDGVPMPNNSEMGRFWSAMVSALGNVMEARQTPKEAMDAAAKRILTK; this is encoded by the coding sequence ATGCGCACGCAACGTCGCACCTTCACCCTCGCCAGCGTCACGGTGCCGGCGCTGCTGGCCGCCGGTCTGCTCAGCCCCGCCGCCTTTGCGGCCGAACCCGGCAAGCTGCTGGTGTGGTTCAGCGTGGACGGCTCCAAGGGCGTCCAGAAGCTGGCCGAGGAGTTCACCAAGAAGACCGGCGTGCCGGTCACCGTCGAGGCGCCCGAGGACGGCCCGGGCAAGTTCCAGCAGGCGGCAGCCGCTGGCAAGGGCCCGGACATCTGGATCTGGGCGCACGACCGCATCGGCGAGTGGATCTCCGGCGGCCTGCTGCAGCCGGTCACGCCGAGCAAGAAGATAGCTGCTGACATCGACCCGCTGGCCATGAAGGCCTTCACCGTCAGCGGCAAGACCTGGGGCTACCCGTTCTCGATCGAGGCGGTCTCGCTGGTCTACAACAAGGCGCTGGTGAAGACGCCGCCCAAAACCTTTGACGAGGTGATGGCGCTGGACAAGCAGCTGGCCGCCAAGGGCGCCAAGGCCATCCTGTGGGACTACACGAACACCTACTTCACCTTCCCGCTGATGGCGGCCAATGGCGGCTATGCCTTCAAGCAGCGTGCCGATGGCAGCTATGACGCCACCGACACCGGCGTGAACAACGCCGGCGCGCTCAAGGGCGTGGAGCTGCTCAACAAGCTGCTGCGCGAGAAGTACATGCCCGAGGGCAGCGGCTACGCCGAGATGGAAGGCGGCATGGCGCAGGGCAAGGTCGGCATGATGATCAACGGCCCCTGGTCCTGGGACAACCTGCGCAAGGCGAAGATCGACTTCGGCGTGGCCAAGATCCCGATGGTGGACGGCAAGAAGGCGGTGCCCTTCGTGGGCGTCAAGGGCGTGATGATCAACAAGGCCTCGCCGAACAAGGACCTGGCGGTGGAGTTCATCGAGAACTACATGCTCACCACCAAGGGCCTGAAGATGATCAACGAGGCCGAGCCGATCGGCGTGCCGGCGAGCAAGTCCTACTACGCCGAGTTGAAGTCCGACCCCAACATCGCCGCGACGATGGCCTCGGCCCAGGATGGTGTGCCGATGCCCAACAACTCCGAGATGGGCCGCTTCTGGTCCGCGATGGTCTCGGCGCTGGGCAACGTGATGGAAGCGCGCCAGACGCCCAAGGAGGCGATGGACGCGGCCGCCAAGCGCATCCTGACCAAGTAA
- the malF gene encoding maltose ABC transporter permease MalF yields the protein MQVTSSSRRWLVPALAAVGALAVLYLVTLVYAVGQTLLAGTLLVIAALALWAYTSKKTVALRYLFPGVAAAIVFVIFPMVYTIAIGFTNYSSRNLLEYERVQQILQEETFRAPGPAYKFSLHPDAHQFRIRLEDQEDDKRVFISSALALRQPASLTVDVLPEAEAKVVIGDALPLKEVIAQQKDIKALTLRFADGKQVRMTSLREFAPAQPLYKPGADGSLTNVDTGEVLKPNFKSGFFENAAGEHKEPGFRVGVGFDHYRRIFTDKRFQEPFARIFIWTVVFSALTVLFAASLGMLLAVLLNWEGLKGRAVYRLVLFLPYAVPGFISILIFKGLFNANLGEINLILNALFGIKPAWFADPFLAKTMILIVNTWLGFPYMMVVCMGLIKSIPSDLYEASAVAGAGPITNFVSITAPLIIKPLTPLLISSFAFNFNNFVLIALLTGGRPDFLDISVPAGTTDILVSYTFRMAFQDSGQQFGLASAISTVIFLLVAAITLVQMRFTRLAQDDNGKR from the coding sequence ATGCAAGTCACATCCTCCTCACGCCGCTGGCTTGTGCCGGCGCTGGCCGCCGTCGGCGCGCTCGCGGTGCTCTACCTGGTGACGCTGGTCTACGCGGTGGGCCAGACGCTGCTGGCCGGCACCTTGCTGGTGATCGCCGCGCTGGCCCTGTGGGCCTACACGTCGAAGAAGACCGTGGCACTGCGCTACCTCTTTCCGGGCGTGGCCGCGGCGATCGTGTTCGTCATCTTTCCGATGGTCTACACCATCGCGATCGGCTTCACGAACTACAGCTCGCGCAACCTGCTCGAATACGAACGGGTCCAGCAGATCCTGCAGGAGGAAACCTTCCGTGCCCCCGGGCCGGCCTACAAGTTCTCGCTGCACCCGGATGCGCATCAGTTCCGCATCCGCCTGGAGGACCAGGAGGACGACAAGCGTGTCTTCATCTCCAGTGCGCTGGCGCTGCGCCAGCCGGCCTCGCTGACCGTCGATGTGCTGCCCGAGGCCGAGGCCAAGGTGGTGATCGGCGATGCCCTGCCGCTCAAGGAGGTGATCGCGCAGCAGAAGGACATCAAGGCGCTCACGCTGCGCTTTGCCGATGGCAAGCAGGTGCGCATGACCTCCCTGCGCGAATTCGCGCCGGCCCAGCCGCTGTACAAGCCGGGCGCCGACGGCAGCCTGACCAACGTCGACACCGGCGAGGTGCTCAAGCCCAACTTCAAGAGCGGCTTCTTCGAGAACGCCGCCGGCGAGCACAAGGAGCCAGGTTTCCGGGTCGGCGTCGGCTTCGACCACTACCGTCGCATCTTCACCGACAAGCGCTTCCAGGAGCCGTTTGCGCGCATCTTCATCTGGACGGTGGTCTTCTCGGCGCTCACCGTGCTGTTCGCCGCCAGCCTGGGCATGCTGCTGGCGGTGCTGCTGAACTGGGAAGGGCTCAAGGGCCGTGCCGTCTACCGGCTGGTGCTGTTCCTGCCCTACGCGGTGCCGGGCTTCATCTCCATCCTGATCTTCAAGGGGCTGTTCAACGCCAACCTGGGCGAGATCAACCTGATCCTGAACGCGCTGTTCGGCATCAAGCCGGCCTGGTTCGCCGACCCCTTCCTGGCCAAGACGATGATCCTCATCGTCAACACCTGGCTGGGCTTCCCGTACATGATGGTGGTGTGCATGGGGCTGATCAAGTCCATCCCCAGCGACCTGTACGAGGCCTCTGCGGTGGCCGGTGCCGGTCCGATCACCAACTTCGTCAGCATCACCGCGCCGCTGATCATCAAGCCGCTCACGCCGCTGCTGATCTCGTCCTTCGCGTTCAACTTCAACAACTTCGTGCTGATCGCGCTGCTCACCGGCGGGCGGCCCGATTTCCTGGACATCAGCGTGCCGGCGGGCACCACCGACATCCTGGTGTCCTACACCTTCCGCATGGCCTTCCAGGACTCCGGCCAGCAGTTCGGCCTGGCCTCGGCCATCTCCACCGTGATCTTCCTGCTGGTGGCCGCCATCACCCTGGTGCAGATGCGCTTCACGCGCCTGGCCCAGGACGACAACGGCAAGCGCTGA
- the malG gene encoding maltose ABC transporter permease MalG: protein MALVVDKSQRWRVLAAHLFLIVLCAVVVFPFLVVLSVSFRPGNFATGSLIPSEISFEHWRYAFGLPYQAANGQLVEPELPVLRWLWNSIKVATVSGLITLLLSTTAAYALARMKFRGRNQVLTGLMLMQMFPAVLALVAIFAIFDRIGAAFPAFGIDSHWALILAYSGGIAMHVWTIKGYYETIPYEMEEAAKVDGASPWQAFRWVLLPMALPILAVVFLLSFIGAVIEYPVASILLNTQDHLTLAVGTKLFVHEHNFRWGDFAATAILSGLPITAVFVLAQKWLISGLTAGGTKG, encoded by the coding sequence ATGGCCCTCGTCGTCGACAAGTCGCAGCGCTGGCGCGTGCTGGCCGCGCACCTCTTCCTCATCGTGCTCTGCGCGGTGGTGGTGTTCCCCTTCCTGGTGGTGCTGTCGGTGTCGTTCCGGCCCGGCAACTTCGCCACCGGCAGCCTGATCCCCAGCGAGATCAGCTTCGAGCACTGGCGCTACGCCTTTGGCCTGCCCTACCAGGCGGCCAACGGCCAGCTGGTCGAGCCCGAGCTGCCGGTGCTGCGCTGGCTGTGGAACTCGATCAAGGTGGCCACCGTCTCGGGGCTGATCACGCTGCTGCTGTCCACCACCGCGGCCTACGCCCTGGCGCGCATGAAGTTCCGCGGCCGCAACCAGGTGCTCACCGGCCTGATGCTGATGCAGATGTTCCCGGCGGTGCTGGCGCTGGTGGCCATCTTCGCGATCTTCGACCGCATCGGCGCGGCCTTCCCGGCCTTCGGCATCGACTCGCACTGGGCGCTGATCCTGGCCTATTCGGGCGGCATCGCGATGCACGTGTGGACCATCAAGGGCTACTACGAGACCATCCCCTACGAGATGGAGGAGGCCGCCAAGGTCGACGGCGCCTCGCCCTGGCAGGCCTTCCGCTGGGTGCTGCTGCCCATGGCGCTGCCCATCCTGGCGGTGGTGTTCCTGCTGTCCTTCATCGGTGCGGTGATCGAGTACCCGGTCGCCTCGATCCTGCTCAACACCCAGGACCACCTGACCCTGGCGGTGGGCACCAAGCTCTTCGTGCACGAGCACAACTTCCGCTGGGGCGACTTCGCCGCCACCGCCATCCTCTCCGGCCTGCCGATCACCGCGGTGTTCGTGCTGGCGCAGAAGTGGCTGATTTCCGGCCTGACCGCCGGTGGCACCAAGGGTTGA
- a CDS encoding pullulanase-associated domain-containing protein, with product MSTIRLSKRLAALALATIVAPLTTLAAPPEGKVQINYNRCDNTYDGWGVHLWKNPGIPLEGIEWQKPMMPTGKNDFGVFWQADLSAFGSSGNVNYIVHKGDTKEQGGRDMKFDGKTIKEIWVNSGDRKIYASLEDAKKGREEAPCKP from the coding sequence ATGAGCACCATCCGCCTCTCCAAGCGCCTCGCTGCCCTCGCTCTGGCCACCATCGTTGCGCCGCTGACCACGCTGGCCGCCCCGCCCGAGGGCAAGGTCCAGATCAACTACAACCGCTGCGACAACACCTACGACGGCTGGGGTGTGCACCTGTGGAAGAACCCCGGCATCCCGCTGGAAGGCATCGAGTGGCAAAAGCCCATGATGCCCACCGGCAAGAACGACTTCGGCGTGTTCTGGCAGGCCGACCTGTCCGCCTTCGGCAGCTCGGGCAACGTGAACTACATCGTCCACAAGGGCGACACCAAGGAACAGGGCGGCCGCGACATGAAGTTCGACGGCAAGACCATCAAAGAGATCTGGGTCAACAGCGGCGACCGCAAGATCTATGCGTCGCTGGAAGACGCCAAGAAGGGCCGCGAGGAAGCGCCCTGCAAGCCGTGA
- a CDS encoding alpha-amylase family glycosyl hydrolase produces MKPAALLLSLLLAACGGGGSASTEPPPAVDVSTVAQADSPSALPAGWQHGAFMEIYVRGYQDSDGDGIGDLRGLISRLDYLQDLGITGLWLMPVTQSQDRDHGYAVSDYRRVEADYGSLDDFKELLSQAHARGIGVIVDYVMNHSGATNPLFLNSRHAADNPYRGWYVWSGGAPSSAWNIYGSYPWYSTGSGWYFAGFWSQMPDFNLRNAEAVAYHHSNLRYWLNLGVDGFRFDAVGNLIENGAAAWENQSENDALMATVRQVVQAYPNRYMVCEAPGQPQRYGADTVCGGAFAFGQQTAVIDATAGDAAAVASTAAYFSSAPTGMASFLSNHDAFAGERLWDQVSGNAAEYRLAAATNLLQGRTPFLYYGEEIGMAGGAGLTGDWKLRTPMSWTSSNRGSDGFSTASPFRANSANVGSNNVLAQAGVADSLHSFYKDVIALRKSRASLMTGAYRNPAAQGAVMSFQRVEGSETTVVAFNYANSLATASLAGLPANAVLRRLWPVGGANAAADAAGAAQVPMAARSFTAFAVQAP; encoded by the coding sequence ATGAAGCCCGCCGCCCTGCTCCTGTCCCTGCTGCTCGCTGCCTGCGGCGGCGGTGGCTCCGCGTCCACCGAACCGCCTCCCGCGGTGGATGTGTCCACCGTGGCGCAGGCGGACTCGCCCAGCGCGCTGCCGGCCGGCTGGCAGCACGGCGCCTTCATGGAGATCTACGTCCGCGGCTACCAGGACAGTGACGGTGACGGCATCGGCGACCTGCGCGGCCTGATCAGCCGGCTCGATTACCTCCAGGATCTGGGCATCACCGGCCTGTGGCTGATGCCGGTGACCCAGAGCCAGGACCGCGACCACGGCTATGCGGTGAGCGACTACCGCCGCGTCGAGGCCGACTACGGCAGCCTGGACGATTTCAAGGAGCTGCTGAGCCAGGCGCATGCGCGCGGCATCGGCGTGATCGTCGACTACGTGATGAACCACAGCGGCGCGACGAACCCGCTGTTCCTCAATTCGCGTCACGCCGCCGACAACCCCTACCGCGGCTGGTACGTCTGGAGCGGTGGCGCGCCCAGCAGCGCCTGGAACATCTACGGCAGCTACCCCTGGTACTCGACGGGCAGCGGCTGGTACTTCGCCGGCTTCTGGAGCCAGATGCCGGACTTCAACCTGCGCAACGCCGAGGCCGTCGCCTACCACCACAGCAACCTGCGCTACTGGCTCAACCTGGGGGTGGACGGCTTCCGCTTCGACGCGGTGGGCAACCTGATCGAGAACGGCGCCGCCGCCTGGGAGAACCAGAGCGAGAACGACGCTCTGATGGCCACGGTGCGCCAGGTGGTGCAGGCCTACCCGAACCGCTACATGGTCTGCGAGGCGCCTGGCCAGCCGCAGCGCTACGGGGCGGACACGGTCTGCGGCGGCGCCTTCGCCTTCGGCCAGCAGACCGCGGTGATCGACGCCACGGCGGGTGACGCCGCAGCCGTCGCCAGCACCGCGGCCTACTTCAGCAGCGCGCCCACCGGCATGGCCAGCTTCCTGAGCAACCACGACGCCTTCGCCGGCGAGCGGCTGTGGGACCAGGTCAGCGGCAACGCCGCCGAGTACCGGCTGGCCGCGGCCACCAACTTGCTGCAGGGCCGCACCCCCTTCCTCTACTACGGCGAGGAGATCGGCATGGCCGGCGGTGCAGGCCTGACCGGTGACTGGAAGCTGCGCACCCCGATGAGCTGGACCAGCAGCAACCGCGGCAGCGACGGCTTCAGCACCGCGAGCCCCTTCCGCGCCAACTCCGCCAACGTCGGCTCGAACAACGTGCTCGCCCAGGCGGGTGTGGCCGACTCGCTGCACAGCTTCTACAAGGACGTGATCGCGCTGCGCAAGTCACGTGCCTCACTGATGACCGGGGCCTACCGGAACCCCGCGGCCCAGGGCGCGGTGATGAGCTTCCAGCGCGTCGAGGGCAGCGAGACCACGGTGGTCGCCTTCAACTACGCCAACAGCCTGGCCACCGCGAGCCTCGCCGGCCTGCCGGCCAACGCGGTGTTGCGCCGCCTCTGGCCGGTGGGCGGGGCCAACGCCGCGGCCGATGCGGCCGGGGCGGCCCAGGTGCCGATGGCGGCGCGCAGCTTCACCGCCTTCGCGGTGCAGGCGCCCTGA
- a CDS encoding alpha-1,6-glucosidase domain-containing protein, whose product MPSSVRVHPVDLSSGSGLPGAAAASLGRLARLGRRLWLGLSCAALLACGGSGGAADPVDPPSGSLAACDATAFQTVLHAVPAAAGPGPTPTTTLTVHYRRPAGDYSGWQLHSWGAAADPGWNAGHNAAGNDAFGAIYQVPLTAGSGAVGYVFHQGDTKDHGGADQSYTLRSGANEIWRIQGDAATYTRNPLTAGTPDLTTVRVHYKRYDANYDVWGLHLWAGSGLDLSGLKPGVTIEQWAAPVALSDMNGYGVGASEVVFDLPVLNPKADAARTALEFILHGTAANPAGGTDNKDGWTSNIRVDYAALSIAGGVGEIWLVQGDPTVYTAAPDLRSASTGDARAHWLTGRLIQWPQVDAGGVFKLYHSATGQIRAARDGTVSGADGALTLDANAVAVPASAAARFKFVAPGVVLAVRDDDLARLKALHASQLVVVQESASGQVQNASTAQVAGALDDLYAAAADVTDLGVRAGASATTFKLWAPTARNVSVCVYDSGSGNAVASEAMAADPATGVWTLRQGTDLGGKYYKYAVEVFVRGVGVVRNLVTDPYSVSLTSDSRRSYVASLDSAALKPAGWDAHTAPATVADPVDMTIYELHVRDFSATDPTVPAAQRGKYLAFTQTGSNGMKHLKALAEAGLTDVHLLPVFDIATVPETGCVSPSVSGSANSETQQAAVNAVRDSDCFNWGYDPYHYNAPEGSYASDAADGARRVLELRQMVMALHQAGLRVGMDVVYNHTTASGQKEKSVLDRVVPGYYHRLNATGGVEMSTCCDNTATEHLMMGKLMSDSVLQWATQYRIDSFRFDLMGHQPRAVMVALKARLASQTGREVPLLGEGWNFGEVANGARFEQASQLSLNGSGIGTFSDRARDHVRGGGPFDGGADLVKNQGYISGLFYDDNGSGAGKTRTQLMWSGDIIKAGLAGSIRDFSFTTHWDEVKTLEALDYNGQPTGYVTAPQEVVNYVENHDNQTLFDINAYKLPAATSREDRARVQMLAAAINAFSQGIGYYHAGIDTLRSKSMDRNSYNSGDWFNRLDWSYTDNFFATGLPMQGDNGDNWSVIRPILANAAIKPGGAEIALARDMFRDLLKIRASSTLLRLRSAADIRSRLRFHNTGSAQVETVLVGQVDGNAYPGANFKELVYLINVDKTARDVTIAALAGKSYVLHPVLASATAADRRAANDARYDNGTGRFTVPARTAVVYVAN is encoded by the coding sequence ATGCCGTCCAGCGTCCGAGTGCACCCCGTCGACCTTTCCTCCGGCAGCGGGCTCCCTGGTGCCGCAGCCGCCTCGCTCGGGCGACTCGCCCGCCTGGGGCGCAGGCTGTGGCTCGGCCTGAGCTGCGCCGCACTGCTGGCCTGTGGCGGCAGCGGCGGTGCGGCCGATCCGGTCGATCCGCCCAGCGGCTCGCTGGCGGCCTGTGATGCCACGGCCTTCCAGACGGTGCTGCATGCCGTGCCCGCCGCGGCCGGCCCGGGCCCCACTCCCACGACGACGCTGACCGTGCACTACCGCCGCCCGGCGGGCGACTACAGCGGCTGGCAACTGCACAGCTGGGGTGCGGCGGCCGACCCGGGCTGGAACGCCGGGCACAACGCCGCCGGCAACGACGCCTTCGGTGCCATCTACCAGGTGCCGCTCACTGCCGGCAGCGGCGCGGTCGGCTACGTCTTTCACCAGGGTGACACCAAGGACCACGGCGGCGCCGACCAGTCCTACACGCTCAGGAGTGGCGCCAACGAGATCTGGCGCATCCAGGGAGATGCGGCCACCTACACCCGAAACCCGCTGACGGCCGGTACCCCGGACCTCACCACGGTGCGTGTGCACTACAAGCGCTACGACGCCAACTACGACGTCTGGGGCCTGCACCTGTGGGCCGGCAGTGGCCTGGACCTGAGCGGGCTGAAGCCGGGCGTGACCATCGAACAGTGGGCTGCGCCGGTCGCGTTGTCGGACATGAACGGCTACGGCGTGGGCGCCAGCGAGGTCGTGTTCGACCTGCCGGTGCTCAATCCGAAGGCCGATGCGGCCCGCACGGCGCTGGAGTTCATCCTCCACGGTACCGCGGCCAACCCGGCCGGCGGCACCGACAACAAGGACGGTTGGACCAGCAACATCCGGGTCGACTACGCCGCGCTGAGCATCGCCGGGGGCGTTGGCGAGATCTGGCTGGTCCAGGGCGACCCGACGGTCTACACCGCGGCTCCGGACCTGCGCAGCGCCTCCACCGGCGATGCGCGGGCGCACTGGCTGACCGGGCGGCTGATCCAGTGGCCGCAGGTCGACGCCGGCGGCGTGTTCAAGCTCTATCACTCGGCCACCGGGCAGATCCGGGCGGCCAGGGACGGCACGGTCAGCGGTGCCGATGGCGCGCTGACACTCGATGCCAACGCCGTGGCCGTGCCGGCGTCGGCTGCCGCACGCTTCAAGTTCGTGGCCCCGGGCGTGGTGCTCGCCGTGCGCGACGACGACCTCGCCCGGCTCAAGGCCCTGCACGCCAGCCAGCTGGTGGTGGTGCAGGAGTCCGCCAGCGGTCAGGTCCAGAACGCCTCCACCGCGCAGGTGGCCGGTGCACTCGACGACCTGTACGCCGCCGCCGCCGACGTGACCGACCTGGGCGTGCGCGCCGGCGCCAGCGCGACTACCTTCAAGCTCTGGGCGCCGACCGCCCGCAACGTGTCCGTCTGCGTGTACGACAGCGGCAGTGGCAACGCCGTGGCCAGCGAAGCCATGGCGGCCGACCCGGCCACCGGCGTGTGGACCCTGCGCCAGGGCACGGACCTCGGCGGCAAGTACTACAAGTACGCGGTCGAGGTGTTCGTGCGGGGTGTCGGCGTGGTGCGCAACCTCGTCACCGACCCCTACTCGGTGAGCCTGACGAGCGACTCGAGGCGCAGCTATGTTGCCAGCCTCGACAGCGCGGCCCTCAAGCCGGCCGGCTGGGATGCCCACACCGCGCCGGCCACGGTCGCCGACCCGGTGGACATGACCATCTACGAGCTGCACGTGCGCGACTTCTCTGCCACCGACCCCACGGTGCCGGCCGCGCAGCGTGGCAAGTACCTTGCCTTCACGCAGACCGGCTCCAACGGCATGAAGCACCTGAAGGCGCTGGCCGAGGCCGGCCTGACCGACGTGCACCTGCTGCCGGTCTTCGACATCGCCACCGTGCCGGAAACCGGCTGCGTCAGCCCCAGTGTCAGCGGCAGCGCCAACTCGGAAACCCAGCAGGCGGCGGTCAACGCGGTGCGGGACAGCGACTGCTTCAACTGGGGCTACGACCCCTACCACTACAACGCCCCCGAGGGCAGCTACGCCAGCGATGCGGCCGACGGCGCCCGGCGCGTGCTCGAACTGCGCCAGATGGTGATGGCCCTGCACCAGGCTGGCCTGCGCGTGGGCATGGACGTGGTCTACAACCACACCACCGCCTCCGGCCAGAAGGAGAAGTCGGTGCTCGACCGCGTGGTGCCCGGCTACTACCACCGGCTCAACGCCACCGGTGGCGTCGAGATGTCCACCTGCTGCGACAACACCGCCACCGAGCACCTGATGATGGGCAAGCTCATGAGCGACTCGGTGCTGCAGTGGGCCACGCAGTACCGCATCGACTCCTTCCGCTTCGACCTGATGGGCCACCAGCCGCGTGCGGTGATGGTGGCGCTCAAGGCCCGCCTGGCCAGCCAGACCGGGCGCGAGGTGCCGCTGCTCGGCGAGGGCTGGAACTTCGGCGAGGTGGCCAACGGGGCACGCTTCGAGCAGGCCTCGCAGCTCTCCCTCAACGGCAGCGGCATCGGCACCTTCAGCGACCGCGCCCGCGACCACGTGCGCGGCGGCGGGCCCTTCGACGGCGGCGCCGATCTGGTGAAGAACCAGGGCTACATCAGCGGCCTGTTCTACGACGACAACGGCAGCGGTGCCGGCAAGACCCGCACCCAGCTGATGTGGTCGGGTGACATCATCAAGGCCGGGCTGGCCGGCTCGATCCGCGATTTCTCGTTCACCACCCACTGGGACGAGGTGAAGACGCTGGAGGCGCTGGACTACAACGGCCAGCCGACCGGCTACGTCACGGCCCCCCAGGAGGTGGTCAACTACGTCGAGAACCACGACAACCAGACGCTGTTCGACATCAACGCCTACAAGCTGCCGGCGGCCACGTCCCGGGAGGACCGCGCCCGCGTGCAGATGCTGGCTGCGGCGATCAATGCCTTCAGCCAGGGCATCGGCTACTACCACGCCGGCATCGACACGCTGCGCTCCAAGTCCATGGACCGCAACAGCTACAACTCGGGCGACTGGTTCAACCGCCTGGACTGGAGCTACACCGACAACTTCTTTGCCACCGGCCTGCCGATGCAGGGCGACAACGGCGACAACTGGTCGGTGATCCGCCCGATCCTGGCCAACGCCGCGATCAAGCCGGGGGGGGCCGAGATCGCCCTGGCACGCGACATGTTCCGCGACCTGCTGAAGATCCGCGCCAGCAGCACGCTGCTGCGCCTGCGCAGCGCGGCGGACATCAGGAGCCGGCTGCGCTTCCACAACACCGGCTCGGCGCAGGTGGAGACGGTGCTGGTCGGGCAGGTGGATGGCAACGCCTACCCCGGCGCCAACTTCAAGGAACTGGTCTACCTGATCAACGTGGACAAGACCGCCCGTGACGTCACGATTGCGGCGCTGGCGGGCAAGTCCTACGTCCTGCATCCGGTGCTGGCCTCCGCCACCGCAGCCGACCGCCGCGCCGCCAACGACGCGCGCTACGACAACGGCACTGGCCGCTTCACCGTGCCCGCGCGCACCGCGGTCGTGTACGTCGCCAATTGA